One window from the genome of Nitrospiria bacterium encodes:
- a CDS encoding RecQ family ATP-dependent DNA helicase, with protein sequence MARLAASETADDPKIGRSFDERLDRLRDLFRAEPRLFSPALITSLKRLSSSVPPQIELPSTTPQEILQSTFGYPSFRPGQEEIIRAVLSGRDCIGVMPTGAGKSLTYQIPARILSGTTLVISPLIALMKDQVDGLTEIGIRATFINSSLTPSERRERMAGLSAGEYDLVYAAPEGLEGPLLDFLSTCRIRLIAVDEAHCISQWGHDFRPSYRNLSGLKSRFGDVPVLALTATATEEVSVDIIRQMGMVAPLRFRGSFFRPNLRLHVYKKGNGRETKEDILRLVLSRAGQSGIIYCLSRKSVEQTAAFLTSRGVRALPYHAGMENDLRSRSQEAFQRDDVEVMVATVAFGMGIDKSNIRYVIHRDMPKSIEGYYQEIGRAGRDGLGSDCILFYSWSEVLSYDRFLDDLTDDRLRNRVKAQTREMFNWAERHSCRHQSLVSYFGETLAPCGASCDVCGKWDLLERLPSAAAGRPVHRSRKRIPVPSDEMPDAAGALFARLKVLRKRLADERGLPAYIVFSDGVLLAMAAQRPSTEEELLRISGIGPKKLARYGAIFLAEVNK encoded by the coding sequence TTGGCGCGTCTTGCCGCCTCGGAGACGGCCGACGATCCCAAGATCGGTCGATCCTTCGATGAGCGGCTCGATCGACTGCGGGACCTTTTCCGGGCGGAACCGCGGCTCTTCAGTCCGGCTCTGATCACTTCCCTCAAGCGGCTGTCGTCCTCCGTCCCTCCCCAAATTGAGCTCCCATCGACAACGCCTCAGGAAATCTTACAGTCAACCTTCGGCTATCCCTCGTTTCGACCGGGGCAGGAAGAGATTATCCGTGCGGTTCTTTCGGGGCGGGATTGTATCGGGGTGATGCCGACCGGGGCGGGCAAGTCGCTGACGTATCAGATCCCGGCCCGAATCCTTTCCGGGACGACCCTCGTGATTTCACCGTTGATCGCCTTGATGAAGGATCAAGTCGACGGCCTGACGGAAATCGGAATCCGGGCGACCTTTATCAATTCAAGTTTAACCCCTTCGGAGCGTCGGGAGCGCATGGCGGGATTATCGGCGGGGGAGTACGATCTGGTCTATGCCGCCCCGGAGGGCTTGGAGGGTCCTCTCCTTGATTTTTTGTCAACCTGTCGGATCCGTCTCATTGCGGTCGATGAGGCCCATTGCATCAGCCAATGGGGCCACGACTTCCGGCCCTCCTATCGAAACCTCTCGGGGCTGAAGTCCCGCTTCGGGGATGTTCCGGTCCTGGCGCTCACGGCGACCGCGACCGAGGAGGTCTCGGTCGATATCATCCGACAGATGGGGATGGTTGCGCCACTCCGCTTTCGCGGATCGTTCTTTCGACCGAATCTCCGTCTCCATGTGTACAAGAAGGGAAACGGAAGAGAGACCAAGGAAGATATTCTGCGGCTGGTTCTATCCCGCGCCGGACAGTCGGGGATCATCTATTGTCTGAGCCGAAAAAGCGTGGAGCAGACCGCCGCGTTTCTGACGTCGCGCGGCGTTCGGGCCTTGCCTTATCACGCCGGGATGGAGAACGACCTTCGGTCCCGATCGCAAGAGGCTTTTCAAAGGGACGATGTCGAGGTGATGGTGGCGACGGTGGCCTTCGGCATGGGGATCGACAAATCGAACATCCGCTATGTGATCCATCGCGACATGCCGAAGAGCATCGAGGGGTACTATCAAGAGATCGGGCGCGCCGGTCGGGACGGGCTGGGGAGCGATTGCATCCTCTTTTATTCCTGGTCGGAGGTCTTGAGCTACGACCGGTTTTTGGACGACCTCACTGATGATCGACTCCGAAACAGGGTGAAGGCGCAGACGCGGGAGATGTTCAACTGGGCCGAACGCCATTCCTGCCGGCATCAAAGTCTGGTCTCCTATTTCGGCGAGACCCTCGCTCCTTGCGGCGCCTCGTGCGATGTCTGCGGAAAGTGGGACCTGCTGGAGAGGCTTCCGTCCGCGGCAGCGGGTCGCCCGGTTCATCGAAGCAGAAAGCGGATCCCCGTTCCGTCGGATGAGATGCCCGACGCGGCCGGCGCGTTGTTCGCCCGCCTGAAGGTATTGCGAAAGCGCCTGGCGGATGAGAGGGGCCTTCCGGCCTACATCGTCTTCAGCGATGGGGTCCTGCTCGCCATGGCGGCGCAGCGGCCCTCCACGGAAGAGGAACTGCTTCGGATCAGCGGGATCGGGCCGAAGAAGCTCGCCCGGTACGGGGCGATTTTCCTGGCCGAGGTGAATAAATGA
- a CDS encoding ArsC/Spx/MgsR family protein — protein sequence MLTLFAYPKCGTCVNAKRFLAKLGRTVNEIDITPSPPSAKELSGLIDRSGRPYTDFLNRSGVPYRALNMKEKVRTLPPPAIIQRLASEGRLIKRPIVTDGTRVTVGF from the coding sequence GTGCTTACCTTATTCGCCTATCCCAAATGCGGCACCTGTGTCAACGCGAAAAGGTTCCTGGCGAAGCTCGGACGCACGGTGAATGAGATCGACATCACCCCGTCGCCGCCGTCGGCAAAAGAGTTGAGCGGGCTGATCGACCGGAGCGGCCGGCCCTATACCGACTTTCTGAATCGCAGCGGCGTGCCGTATCGCGCCCTCAATATGAAGGAGAAGGTCAGGACGCTGCCGCCGCCTGCGATCATCCAACGGCTCGCATCGGAAGGCCGGCTGATCAAGCGTCCGATTGTGACGGATGGGACACGGGTCACGGTGGGATTTTAA